From the genome of Muricauda sp. SCSIO 64092, one region includes:
- a CDS encoding ABC transporter six-transmembrane domain-containing protein, whose translation MVDKERIWKGIRKRLDSENVTIRSVLLEFKWKLIFIFFLILVESAIELLIPLFIGFAIDNALGGNYGHALQLGVLGTLIILIGGGRRFFDSRIYARIYRRLGSAVLLGIEENRSSVKTARLGMINEIVEFLENSLPLLISTIVGMVGVVIIIASLNLHVFLVGLGATFLVFLIYFLTRKRTTYFNGAYNNEFEKQVDVISTNNGTLLASHLKKMMKWNIKLSDLEVFNFSMSWMVLMGFLVLSIVFSVSAGKIAYGALFSLIIYVFQYIESVMALPVFYQNWLRLKEIKERLEKL comes from the coding sequence ATGGTTGATAAGGAAAGAATTTGGAAAGGGATCAGAAAACGACTCGATTCCGAAAATGTGACCATACGGTCCGTGCTCTTGGAGTTTAAGTGGAAACTTATCTTCATATTCTTCCTGATTTTGGTCGAATCCGCTATCGAGTTGCTGATTCCCCTGTTCATTGGTTTTGCGATAGACAATGCGCTAGGGGGGAACTATGGGCATGCCCTTCAACTTGGCGTTTTGGGCACCCTGATCATTCTGATCGGGGGTGGGCGCAGATTTTTCGATTCAAGAATTTATGCCAGGATATATCGCAGGCTGGGCAGTGCAGTGCTTTTGGGAATTGAGGAAAACCGATCTTCCGTCAAAACGGCACGATTGGGCATGATCAATGAGATTGTCGAGTTTTTGGAAAATTCCCTTCCCCTGTTGATATCCACCATTGTGGGAATGGTTGGAGTGGTCATCATTATTGCGAGCCTGAATCTCCATGTATTTCTTGTAGGCCTTGGCGCCACATTTTTAGTTTTTCTCATTTATTTTTTGACCAGAAAGAGAACTACCTATTTCAATGGCGCCTATAACAATGAGTTTGAAAAGCAGGTAGATGTTATATCGACAAACAACGGCACACTGTTGGCCTCCCATCTAAAAAAAATGATGAAATGGAACATTAAACTATCGGATTTGGAGGTGTTCAATTTTTCAATGTCATGGATGGTCTTAATGGGCTTTTTGGTACTCTCCATAGTTTTCTCGGTAAGCGCGGGAAAAATCGCATATGGGGCCTTGTTTTCCCTGATTATCTATGTTTTTCAGTATATAGAAAGTGTAATGGCCTTACCGGTGTTTTACCAAAATTGGTTGCGGTTAAAAGAAATAAAAGAGCGATTGGAAAAGCTATAG
- a CDS encoding efflux RND transporter periplasmic adaptor subunit — translation MKTIKRLLMFAVSGIPLSACYWPETPQETTKEAQIKVKAITLKKEPYNETKIYHGELQFSKSASFVAQQSGIVTKLNARPGQKVRRGEVIAAYPPLNHQLQADQARIEQDKLAQDYTRQQELFKAGAVSKVSVDTYKTQLDVLVKTTQQLQNMNTIRAPFSGIITQVPIKIGEEVHMGQALFSMAETAAVEVNFYVTPQDIAHMAIGARTYLNLSHKKIEGKITRTSIQMDSKRKAFPVTASFKNEGVAFAGTHVAIALETGASLSSIWIPVESLKQIGNRHYVFVIEDGKAIETDVKIGQRNETSVQIIEGLEVGQHLITAGSEKVEGNSPVITVQ, via the coding sequence ATGAAGACAATAAAACGTTTATTGATGTTCGCTGTTTCAGGCATACCCTTGTCGGCTTGTTATTGGCCGGAAACCCCACAGGAAACCACTAAGGAAGCACAGATCAAGGTAAAGGCAATCACCTTAAAAAAGGAGCCTTACAATGAAACCAAGATCTATCATGGGGAACTGCAATTTTCCAAATCGGCAAGTTTTGTAGCACAGCAGTCAGGAATAGTGACGAAGTTAAATGCCAGGCCCGGTCAAAAAGTACGACGCGGTGAGGTTATTGCGGCATACCCTCCATTAAACCATCAATTGCAGGCGGATCAAGCAAGGATTGAACAGGACAAGTTGGCCCAGGATTATACACGGCAGCAAGAACTGTTTAAAGCTGGTGCCGTTTCAAAGGTATCTGTTGATACCTATAAAACCCAATTGGATGTTCTGGTCAAAACCACTCAGCAATTGCAGAATATGAACACCATCAGGGCACCTTTTTCAGGAATCATTACACAGGTGCCGATTAAGATTGGTGAGGAAGTGCACATGGGACAAGCCCTATTCAGCATGGCGGAGACAGCTGCCGTAGAGGTAAATTTTTATGTAACACCACAAGATATTGCCCATATGGCAATAGGGGCAAGGACCTATTTGAACCTCTCCCATAAAAAAATCGAAGGGAAGATCACAAGGACGTCCATCCAAATGGATTCAAAACGAAAGGCATTTCCGGTTACCGCCTCATTTAAGAACGAAGGGGTAGCGTTTGCAGGCACCCACGTTGCAATTGCGTTGGAAACCGGAGCATCACTTTCAAGTATTTGGATTCCTGTGGAGTCATTAAAACAAATCGGAAACAGGCATTATGTATTCGTCATCGAAGATGGTAAGGCCATTGAAACCGACGTGAAGATAGGGCAGCGAAATGAAACTTCGGTACAGATCATTGAGGGATTGGAAGTCGGGCAGCATTTGATTACCGCCGGTTCAGAAAAAGTGGAAGGAAATAGTCCGGTGATAACCGTTCAGTAA
- a CDS encoding WD40 repeat domain-containing protein, with amino-acid sequence MKISYQFVNKRRIVITLMFLMAFHLSCQPKLDKKTVWTVAWSPNGKYIAAGGDQDELQLFDANTLELIKTYPVQNVQLSRLKWHPFKNILAIITQSTTIKARILDLDTETWTDLQGLKSGFRALDWNYSGDLLAVSELEDAVSVYTVDGVFVSRFLADPKGVADLDWHPSKDIMVTVGTQIGIYTQQGDTIKTFEPRTEETFLLCVEWHESGDFFVVGDYGDLKNAANKLLQFWSMEGVKRNEIKGSIGEYRNIRWRPDGEKLASASDALRIWSKEGKLLAESKSTKDYLWGVDWSPDGKFVVTSSSEGKIVIWDENAHISQKLD; translated from the coding sequence ATGAAAATCAGCTATCAATTTGTAAACAAAAGGCGCATTGTAATTACGCTTATGTTTTTAATGGCTTTCCATTTGTCCTGTCAACCCAAGCTGGACAAAAAAACGGTTTGGACGGTGGCTTGGAGTCCCAACGGAAAATATATTGCGGCCGGTGGTGATCAGGATGAACTACAACTATTTGATGCAAATACATTGGAATTGATCAAAACCTATCCCGTCCAAAATGTACAGTTAAGCAGGTTAAAATGGCATCCCTTTAAAAACATCTTGGCCATTATAACACAGAGCACGACCATAAAAGCAAGGATTCTTGATCTTGACACAGAAACATGGACGGATCTACAGGGCTTGAAATCCGGTTTTCGAGCCTTGGACTGGAATTATTCAGGCGACCTCCTGGCCGTTTCCGAGCTTGAAGATGCGGTATCGGTATATACCGTTGATGGTGTTTTCGTGAGTAGGTTTTTGGCAGACCCAAAAGGGGTTGCCGATCTGGATTGGCATCCATCCAAAGACATCATGGTAACCGTAGGCACACAGATAGGAATCTATACCCAACAGGGCGATACCATTAAAACCTTTGAACCCAGGACTGAAGAAACTTTTTTGCTATGCGTGGAATGGCATGAATCCGGGGATTTTTTTGTGGTAGGAGACTATGGCGACTTAAAAAATGCAGCGAACAAATTACTTCAGTTTTGGAGCATGGAAGGTGTAAAGCGCAATGAAATCAAAGGAAGCATTGGGGAGTATAGAAATATAAGGTGGCGTCCTGATGGAGAAAAATTGGCCAGTGCAAGTGACGCCCTTAGAATCTGGTCCAAAGAAGGTAAACTATTGGCCGAATCAAAATCAACGAAAGATTATTTATGGGGTGTGGATTGGAGTCCGGACGGCAAATTTGTGGTAACATCAAGCAGTGAGGGAAAAATCGTCATCTGGGACGAAAACGCACATATAAGCCAAAAGCTGGACTAG
- a CDS encoding efflux RND transporter permease subunit, with protein MKVTNFAVSRPITTSMVFLALLLFGFMSYVKLPVNLMPEVNLPAMVIITDYPGATPGEVETEITNLLEKEVATINGLKLMQSYSMPNMSMIIVQFELDKDQDKAMAELRNKIDLVVSFLPKEAKLPFVRKRSKPLLAPFSMNSGSVVDLIITGNVDANKLYQLSRREIKDKISRIDGVTKIEFNGGKLREIHVEVDKNNLYGLGMDITEVATQLKENNVDMSGGDIVREDRESIIKTGSKYNSVGSVKNTFIATPYGERKLTDFAAVKDTFQSAKKDAFFYDGIEKKELNNIVGIGVQKSSTANAVAIAKEVKELVPEIQKSLPEGVTLSLPFDSSEYIESSVNDAMINVILGILVTGLILFLFVNNIKATVIVSISIPVSLIINFLAMRLFDGSLNMLSLMSFAVAIGALVSNSIVVLENILRLKKEGLPIKEACVTGTQEVFTAVLASTGTNLVVFLPIASMNSIVGAFFREYALTISFATIFSLLVSITLTPMLASILLRNDPKPSKFSNWIIKSFERLQEMYEKSLRRLMSRKRNPIILFAVMFFFFIMSMGLLGEIGFEFEPESDNGDLFVELEMQPGTSIEKNRELTKLVEQKIAAYPEVKAVLSMLGSKNSFTTGSNYTNISLKLNKSVERELSNGQIGEKILNDLKGIPEIKPVVATVNSEESGDLGFSLKSNDAAQLSKANDQVMDFLKDVEGLISYESSLRNGPPLVQFRPRKRLLAELGISVNELALVIRSAITGIKATVMSENDVEYNINIKVPVSQANSVEDIKQLPVHTATGMFTVGQLAEVFYETAPAQILHKEKSKTAEFSATLAPGYILGDVRAAIDSKFNEINLPTGVDFQWSGNVEELDNTVADMTVTFILALVLMYMLLASLMESLWQPLVIFTTVPMALIGVFVIMYFAGTTMNIMSLMAIITLLGLVVNDDILIHDYTEQLMHKKKMDIYNATIVSGKTKMKAVIMTTVAIIVGMLPNAIGLGDAGAEYRIPMAIVTIGGMITSTVLTLYLIPSLFYVIRSRGRKRPLHETIKN; from the coding sequence ATGAAAGTCACCAATTTCGCTGTATCCAGACCAATTACCACGTCAATGGTCTTTTTGGCACTATTGCTCTTCGGATTTATGTCTTATGTAAAACTACCGGTAAACCTGATGCCCGAGGTGAATCTGCCCGCCATGGTCATCATAACGGACTATCCTGGGGCGACCCCTGGGGAAGTGGAAACCGAGATTACCAATCTACTTGAAAAAGAAGTGGCTACCATCAACGGGTTAAAACTCATGCAGTCCTACTCTATGCCCAATATGTCCATGATTATTGTTCAATTCGAATTGGACAAAGACCAGGACAAGGCCATGGCCGAGCTGCGCAACAAGATAGATTTGGTGGTTTCCTTTTTGCCCAAAGAGGCCAAATTGCCTTTCGTTCGCAAACGATCTAAACCCCTATTGGCCCCTTTTAGTATGAACAGTGGTTCTGTGGTGGATCTGATCATCACCGGAAATGTGGATGCCAACAAACTTTACCAACTATCGAGACGGGAAATCAAGGATAAAATCTCGCGTATCGATGGGGTGACCAAAATTGAGTTCAATGGTGGAAAATTACGTGAAATCCATGTGGAGGTCGATAAGAACAATCTTTATGGTTTGGGTATGGACATAACAGAGGTCGCCACGCAATTAAAGGAGAACAATGTGGATATGTCCGGAGGAGATATCGTACGGGAGGATCGGGAATCCATCATAAAGACCGGGAGCAAATACAACTCCGTTGGATCCGTTAAGAACACCTTCATCGCCACCCCTTACGGGGAAAGGAAACTGACCGATTTTGCTGCGGTAAAGGACACCTTCCAATCCGCAAAAAAAGATGCCTTTTTTTATGATGGCATTGAAAAAAAGGAACTGAACAATATTGTGGGCATAGGCGTGCAGAAGAGCAGTACGGCAAATGCGGTGGCCATAGCCAAGGAAGTAAAGGAACTGGTTCCCGAAATTCAAAAAAGCCTGCCCGAAGGGGTAACCCTGAGCTTGCCATTTGACTCTTCGGAATATATTGAAAGCTCGGTGAACGATGCCATGATAAATGTTATTCTGGGTATCCTCGTTACAGGGCTGATCTTGTTTCTATTTGTAAACAATATCAAGGCCACGGTAATCGTAAGTATCTCCATTCCCGTATCGCTCATTATCAATTTTTTGGCCATGAGGCTCTTTGATGGATCGCTCAATATGCTGTCATTGATGAGCTTTGCGGTGGCCATTGGGGCCCTGGTTTCCAACTCCATTGTGGTCTTGGAGAACATTCTTCGCCTTAAAAAGGAGGGCTTGCCCATAAAAGAGGCCTGCGTTACCGGTACCCAGGAAGTGTTTACGGCGGTCTTGGCATCCACGGGAACCAACCTGGTGGTATTTTTACCCATTGCTTCCATGAATTCCATAGTCGGTGCATTCTTTAGGGAATACGCTTTGACCATTTCATTTGCGACCATTTTTTCGCTCCTGGTCTCCATTACCTTGACCCCGATGCTCGCATCAATTTTATTGAGGAACGACCCAAAACCCTCCAAGTTTTCCAATTGGATCATCAAATCATTTGAAAGACTTCAAGAGATGTATGAAAAATCATTACGAAGGTTGATGTCCAGAAAACGCAACCCCATCATTCTGTTTGCCGTGATGTTCTTCTTTTTCATTATGAGTATGGGTTTGCTGGGGGAAATCGGATTTGAATTCGAACCGGAATCGGACAACGGGGATTTGTTTGTGGAACTCGAAATGCAACCGGGCACGTCCATCGAAAAGAACAGGGAATTGACCAAACTGGTCGAACAAAAGATTGCTGCCTACCCCGAAGTAAAGGCGGTATTGAGTATGCTGGGCAGTAAAAACTCCTTTACCACCGGATCCAATTACACCAACATCTCATTGAAGCTCAACAAAAGCGTGGAACGCGAGCTGTCCAATGGCCAAATTGGCGAGAAAATATTAAATGACCTCAAGGGGATTCCAGAGATAAAACCTGTAGTGGCCACGGTGAATTCTGAGGAAAGCGGCGATCTGGGGTTTTCCTTAAAGTCCAATGATGCCGCGCAATTGTCCAAGGCAAACGATCAGGTCATGGATTTTTTAAAGGATGTGGAAGGCCTGATTTCGTATGAATCGAGTCTGCGAAATGGCCCACCCTTGGTCCAGTTCAGGCCCAGGAAGCGTTTGTTGGCCGAACTGGGCATCTCGGTCAATGAACTGGCATTGGTCATTCGCAGTGCCATTACAGGAATCAAGGCCACGGTGATGAGTGAAAACGATGTGGAGTACAACATCAACATCAAGGTACCCGTTTCACAGGCGAACTCGGTTGAAGATATCAAACAGCTCCCTGTCCATACGGCGACGGGGATGTTTACCGTTGGGCAGTTGGCCGAGGTGTTCTATGAAACTGCCCCTGCCCAAATCCTCCATAAGGAAAAGTCAAAAACCGCCGAGTTCAGTGCTACCTTGGCCCCTGGCTATATATTGGGAGATGTTAGGGCGGCCATCGATTCCAAGTTTAACGAGATAAACCTGCCCACGGGTGTGGATTTCCAATGGAGCGGTAATGTGGAGGAATTGGACAATACCGTAGCCGATATGACGGTCACTTTTATATTGGCACTGGTATTGATGTACATGTTGTTGGCCTCGCTAATGGAAAGCCTATGGCAACCCTTGGTCATTTTTACCACGGTTCCCATGGCGTTGATAGGTGTTTTTGTCATCATGTATTTTGCCGGCACCACTATGAATATCATGTCCTTGATGGCCATCATTACCCTATTGGGTTTGGTGGTCAATGACGATATTTTGATCCACGACTATACCGAACAATTGATGCACAAAAAGAAAATGGATATCTATAATGCGACCATTGTTTCGGGCAAGACCAAAATGAAGGCCGTTATTATGACCACGGTTGCCATCATCGTTGGAATGCTGCCCAATGCCATTGGGCTGGGGGATGCGGGAGCGGAATATAGAATACCCATGGCCATCGTCACCATTGGCGGGATGATCACCTCCACTGTGTTGACCCTGTATTTGATTCCCTCCCTGTTTTATGTCATTAGAAGCAGAGGACGTAAAAGACCCTTACATGAAACCATCAAAAATTGA
- a CDS encoding helix-turn-helix domain-containing protein, whose translation MDILNITPLLSLAVGVLLLVFVLFRKSGLGRDKRLRYILATLVFYFAFVSFDYYTTLSESGSNWYFGISYMFHHLVGLVFYYFIALLIKLPVAFKKWLFIVIGLTLLRWFFFYPLFEHENIDTFFASLQTSGYDEWLFVEYLLVTLLNIFFFFLAFYRFRKAPMALVLTREERLKYRWAKLILIALVILQLGMFINLSVNGYTLDTYQISMKFESLLIAIFFFIFAYSIMHFPVFAFSGDFEDLPEETKNKYAKSSLKDSSELFAQISNLVREEQLYLDFDLKLNTLSEKLGSSIHHVSQAINQNSGMSFPDFINGFRIEEAKKRLLMPKPDTIFAISLDVGFNSKAAFYTAFKKVTSLTPTEFKKASKR comes from the coding sequence ATGGATATCTTAAACATAACCCCCTTATTGAGCCTAGCCGTAGGGGTGTTATTGTTGGTTTTTGTCTTGTTCCGAAAGTCCGGTCTGGGCAGGGATAAAAGGCTTCGCTATATTTTGGCGACACTTGTATTTTATTTTGCTTTCGTATCATTTGATTACTACACTACGTTGAGCGAGAGCGGAAGCAATTGGTATTTTGGAATATCCTATATGTTCCATCATCTGGTAGGACTTGTGTTCTATTACTTTATTGCCCTATTGATAAAATTACCGGTGGCCTTTAAAAAATGGCTGTTTATCGTTATCGGTCTTACCTTGTTACGGTGGTTCTTCTTTTATCCCCTTTTTGAACATGAAAATATAGATACGTTCTTTGCATCACTACAAACCTCAGGGTATGATGAGTGGTTGTTCGTGGAATACCTCTTGGTCACCTTACTCAATATTTTCTTCTTTTTCCTGGCATTCTATCGGTTTAGAAAGGCCCCCATGGCATTGGTCCTTACCAGGGAAGAAAGGCTCAAGTACAGATGGGCCAAATTGATATTGATTGCACTTGTCATTTTACAACTGGGAATGTTCATCAACCTATCCGTAAACGGTTATACCTTGGACACCTATCAAATCTCCATGAAGTTTGAATCGTTGTTGATCGCTATTTTCTTTTTCATTTTTGCCTATTCCATCATGCATTTTCCCGTATTTGCCTTTTCGGGGGACTTTGAGGATTTACCGGAGGAAACCAAAAATAAATATGCAAAGTCCTCCTTGAAGGATTCGTCCGAACTCTTTGCTCAAATAAGCAACTTGGTCAGGGAAGAACAATTGTATCTGGATTTCGACTTAAAATTGAATACCCTATCTGAAAAGTTGGGAAGCTCCATTCACCATGTTTCACAGGCCATTAATCAAAATTCGGGCATGAGCTTTCCCGATTTCATCAATGGTTTTCGAATTGAGGAAGCCAAAAAACGACTGCTTATGCCAAAACCGGACACCATTTTTGCCATATCGCTGGATGTGGGGTTCAATAGTAAAGCGGCATTTTATACGGCCTTCAAAAAAGTGACCTCCCTAACCCCTACAGAATTTAAAAAGGCCTCTAAAAGGTAG